One window of the Cryptomeria japonica chromosome 7, Sugi_1.0, whole genome shotgun sequence genome contains the following:
- the LOC131856607 gene encoding uncharacterized protein LOC131856607 gives MNSMQFNISIAPIYMIEVYDNHSWKAGRVLKVLPGRLFVVKLMESLLERTYHLSVIRVQLFWESERWLHNNVEAGRDHFLKMGFWLKKKSHFENQFLEFNKKANAGFTEHEHDEPNKLGTKYLKRKAGNEVPCGYQADILKTEDASEERSAAKKFRYQELVAQSVLPVLKKVDPISSRKKIVREEYLCMSPSTCSSNELDYVLYSDKKNSKQSSNESHFDDPQSPCECANSRQNDFFPENEVDCRIHELEITAYRSTMRAFYASGCLTWGPETLLTDLRHELHISDDEHSSELSRLCSRKAL, from the exons ATGAACAGCATGCAATTCAATATAAGTATTGCACCTATTTATATGATTGAAGTATATGATAATCATTCATGGAAGGCAGGTAGAGTTCTCAAAGTTTTACCTGGAAGATTATTTGTTGTAAAATTAATGGAATCGCTACTGGAGAGGACATATCATCTATCTGTTATTCGCGTTCAGCTGTTTTGGGAGAGTGAAAGATGGCTGCATAATAATGTTGAG GCTGGTAGAGACCATTTCTTGAAAATGGGATTTTGGCTCAAGAAGAAGTCGcattttgaaaatcaatttctgGAATTTAATAAAAAAGCAAATGCTGGATTCACTGAACATGAACATGATGAGCCCAACAAACTTGGAACAAAGTATCTAAAAAGAAAGGCAGGCAATGAAGTCCCATGCGGCTATCAAGCAGATATTTTGAAGACAGAAGATGCTTCTGAGGAAAGGAGTGCAGCTAAAAAGTTTAGGTATCAAGAGCTTGTAGCACAATCAGTCTTGCCTGTGCTCAAAAAGGTAGATCCAATTTCTTCACGCAAAAAAATTGTGCGCGAGGAATACTTGTGCATGTCTCCTAGTACTTGCAGTAGCAATGAGTTAGATTATGTGTTGTATTCTGATAAGAAGAATTCAAAACAGAGTTCCAATGAAAGTCATTTTGATGATCCCCAGTCTCCCTGTGAATGTGCAAACAGCAGACAAAATGATTTTTTTCCTGAAAATGAAGTAGACTGTAGAATACACGAATTGGAAATTACTGCATATCGTTCTACAATGAGAGCATTTTATGCTTCTGGGTGTTTAACTTGGGGGCCAGAAACATTGCTGACAGATCTTCGTCATGAGTTGCACATTTCTGATGATGAGCATTCATCTGAGTTGTCACGGTTGTGCTCAAGAAAAGCTCTGTAA